The following proteins come from a genomic window of Bernardetia sp.:
- a CDS encoding ABC transporter ATP-binding protein: protein MNKENNPILTITDVRKEYHNHTALSGVSLSIPTGSIYGLLGPNGAGKTSLIRIITQITGADEGKILFEGEELAPKHIAKIGYLPEERGLYPKMKVGEQLMYLGRLKGIPKAEIESKLKYWLTTFDMKSWWGKEVGGLSKGMQQKVQFVATVLHQPKLLILDEPFSGFDPVNANLLKDEILKLREQGTTVIFSTHRMESVEELCDTIALINKSRKIFEGKKADIKMSHRTHIFEIQTDKPIKENGNSYEILKGSQETDFKTYLTSVKINEQAEKNALVQELINDYEIIAMQEKLPSINDIFIKMVEN from the coding sequence TTGAATAAAGAAAACAACCCTATTCTTACTATTACAGATGTTCGAAAAGAATATCATAATCATACAGCACTTTCTGGCGTAAGTCTTTCTATTCCGACAGGAAGCATTTACGGACTTCTTGGTCCTAATGGTGCAGGAAAAACATCGCTTATCCGTATCATAACCCAAATTACAGGAGCAGACGAAGGTAAAATTCTTTTTGAAGGCGAAGAGTTAGCGCCAAAACACATTGCAAAAATTGGTTATCTACCAGAAGAGCGTGGGCTTTACCCAAAAATGAAAGTAGGAGAGCAATTGATGTATTTAGGAAGACTTAAAGGAATACCGAAAGCCGAAATTGAAAGCAAACTTAAATACTGGCTTACTACGTTTGATATGAAATCGTGGTGGGGAAAAGAAGTAGGAGGACTTTCAAAGGGAATGCAACAAAAAGTACAGTTTGTAGCAACCGTTTTGCATCAGCCCAAACTATTGATTTTAGATGAGCCTTTTTCTGGTTTTGACCCTGTGAATGCTAACCTTCTGAAAGATGAAATCTTGAAACTGCGTGAGCAAGGCACAACCGTTATTTTCTCTACACACCGTATGGAATCAGTAGAAGAACTTTGTGATACAATAGCACTCATTAACAAATCTCGTAAAATATTTGAAGGCAAAAAAGCTGATATAAAAATGAGTCACCGAACGCATATTTTTGAAATTCAGACAGATAAGCCTATCAAGGAAAATGGAAATTCTTATGAGATTTTGAAAGGAAGCCAAGAAACAGACTTCAAAACCTATCTGACTTCAGTCAAAATTAATGAACAAGCAGAAAAAAATGCGCTCGTACAGGAGCTTATCAATGATTATGAAATAATTGCTATGCAAGAAAAACTGCCTTCTATCAATGATATTTTTATTAAAATGGTGGAGAATTAA
- a CDS encoding TatD family hydrolase — MNFIDTHAHLYDKKFKADWNELVDRLDSTGIERVYLPNIDRASIEPMFEVEEKDKKRFIPMMGLHPCSVKKDFEKELYIVEEWLNKRKFSAVGEIGLDLYWDKTFFEQQKEAFKIQINWAKKFDIPIAIHTRESTDEALEILEEMKDESLKGVFHCFGGTQEQAERIQKLGFLMGIGGVVTYKNGGLDKVLPSVDLQHLILETDAPYLSPVPHRGKRNESSYIPIIAKKVAEIKGLTIKEVAEKTTQNAKELFTSI; from the coding sequence ATGAATTTTATAGATACGCACGCTCACCTATACGATAAAAAATTTAAAGCTGACTGGAATGAATTGGTAGATAGATTAGATAGCACAGGCATAGAAAGAGTATATTTACCAAATATTGACCGTGCTTCTATTGAGCCGATGTTTGAAGTAGAGGAAAAAGACAAAAAACGTTTTATTCCTATGATGGGATTGCATCCGTGTTCGGTAAAGAAAGATTTTGAAAAAGAACTTTATATTGTAGAAGAATGGCTAAACAAGCGCAAATTTTCGGCTGTTGGAGAAATAGGTTTAGATTTATATTGGGATAAAACTTTTTTTGAGCAGCAAAAAGAAGCCTTCAAAATTCAGATAAATTGGGCCAAGAAATTCGATATTCCGATTGCTATCCATACAAGGGAATCAACAGATGAGGCTTTAGAAATTTTGGAAGAAATGAAAGATGAGAGTTTGAAAGGAGTTTTTCATTGTTTTGGTGGAACGCAAGAACAAGCCGAAAGAATCCAAAAACTGGGTTTTTTGATGGGAATTGGAGGTGTAGTTACTTATAAAAATGGTGGATTAGATAAAGTTTTGCCAAGTGTAGATTTACAACATCTTATTTTAGAAACAGATGCACCTTATCTTTCTCCTGTGCCACATAGAGGAAAACGCAATGAGAGTAGTTATATTCCAATTATTGCCAAAAAAGTAGCTGAAATAAAAGGACTTACCATAAAAGAAGTAGCAGAAAAAACTACTCAAAATGCTAAAGAATTATTTACAAGTATATAA
- a CDS encoding asparaginase, whose amino-acid sequence MILDQYNIINLRTAADEDCNTSILVIYTGGTIGMDYDEKGSLVPFDFEVLLEKVPELTRFKFRLTMLVPFEPIDSSNMGTEHWLSMSWLIEELYDEFDGFVILHGTDTMAYSASALSFLLQNLAKPVILTGAQIPISAHRTDARENLIGALEIASMQDKKQQVIKTEEGKETIIEQNIALVPEVCVYFDNLLLRGNRSKKVQSLNFTAFESQNYPHLAEAGIFINYAKSYILPVPTKRLSFKSAMDDNVILWKIHPSMNPKYYLPMLESENLKGVVLESFGSGNIPTEKWVIDILEKIIKRGVVVVNVSQCAGGYVLQGHYETSHALTQIGVVSGNDLTSEAALTKLMFLFGSYDNEREREKIIELLQTPLCGEMTLF is encoded by the coding sequence ATGATTTTAGACCAATACAACATCATCAACTTACGTACGGCAGCCGACGAAGACTGTAATACTTCTATTTTGGTAATCTACACAGGAGGAACAATCGGAATGGATTATGACGAAAAAGGAAGTCTTGTGCCTTTCGATTTTGAAGTTTTGCTGGAGAAAGTACCAGAACTGACACGTTTTAAGTTTCGACTTACTATGCTTGTGCCTTTTGAGCCTATAGACTCATCAAATATGGGAACAGAACATTGGCTAAGTATGAGTTGGCTTATAGAAGAATTGTATGATGAGTTTGATGGCTTCGTGATTCTTCACGGAACAGATACAATGGCATATTCTGCCTCTGCTTTGAGCTTTTTACTTCAAAACTTAGCAAAGCCTGTTATCTTGACAGGCGCACAAATTCCGATAAGTGCTCACCGAACCGATGCAAGAGAAAATCTGATTGGAGCTTTGGAAATTGCTTCTATGCAAGACAAGAAACAACAAGTAATCAAAACAGAAGAGGGAAAGGAGACTATCATTGAGCAAAATATCGCCCTAGTTCCAGAAGTTTGTGTTTATTTTGATAATTTACTTTTGAGAGGCAATCGCTCCAAAAAAGTTCAGAGTCTAAACTTTACAGCTTTCGAATCACAAAATTATCCTCATTTGGCTGAGGCTGGTATTTTTATAAATTACGCAAAGAGTTATATTCTGCCTGTTCCTACAAAAAGATTAAGTTTTAAAAGTGCGATGGACGATAATGTTATTCTTTGGAAAATACACCCTAGTATGAATCCGAAATATTATCTTCCAATGCTAGAGAGTGAAAACTTAAAGGGAGTAGTTTTAGAATCGTTTGGTTCTGGAAATATCCCAACAGAAAAGTGGGTAATTGATATTTTGGAAAAAATTATTAAACGTGGAGTGGTTGTCGTTAATGTCTCACAATGTGCAGGAGGTTATGTCTTGCAAGGGCATTATGAAACTAGCCACGCTCTCACACAAATCGGAGTAGTGAGTGGAAATGACCTTACCTCTGAAGCAGCTCTTACAAAACTTATGTTTCTTTTTGGAAGTTATGACAACGAGCGTGAGAGAGAAAAAATTATAGAACTTCTACAAACTCCTCTTTGTGGAGAAATGACACTTTTTTAA
- a CDS encoding formylglycine-generating enzyme family protein, with product MQRPITKLAIIFSLLFAFACSSSYKVWQRQVNKNVKNHLAMKPNLPTPPNTIWIDGNLFIDKTEVVNLSYLEYLHYMSEDSSYDHYQSQIPTTGAWMNRDIPFSDSVKLALSLGYLEYEGYRFLPVVGVSHEQAINYCKWRSEAVTQSFVSSRDTKYTFEYRLPTEKEWEKAALATIDTLNEENLKYGFNLASVPISSFNLSQKLNQNIEDSLAIPPTVYAYQNPTNLFGLHHTIGNVAEMITEKGIAKGGSWMHVPLQSTIKERIRYNYPTAWLGFRCVCEVKEKP from the coding sequence ATGCAAAGACCTATCACAAAACTAGCTATTATCTTTTCATTACTTTTTGCTTTTGCTTGTTCTTCTTCATACAAGGTGTGGCAACGACAAGTAAATAAAAATGTAAAAAATCATTTGGCTATGAAACCCAATCTACCTACTCCTCCAAATACGATTTGGATAGATGGCAATTTATTTATAGACAAAACCGAAGTTGTAAATTTAAGTTATTTGGAATACTTGCATTATATGAGTGAAGATTCTTCCTACGACCACTATCAGAGTCAAATTCCAACTACTGGAGCTTGGATGAATAGAGATATTCCATTTTCTGATTCTGTAAAACTTGCTCTTTCGCTGGGTTACCTTGAATATGAAGGCTATCGCTTTTTGCCTGTTGTTGGAGTTTCTCACGAGCAAGCTATAAATTATTGTAAGTGGAGAAGTGAAGCCGTTACACAAAGTTTTGTTAGTAGCAGAGACACTAAATACACCTTTGAATATCGCCTTCCAACTGAAAAAGAATGGGAAAAAGCTGCCTTAGCTACAATAGATACTTTGAATGAAGAGAATCTAAAATATGGTTTTAATCTTGCCAGTGTTCCTATTTCATCCTTTAATTTGAGCCAAAAATTAAATCAAAACATAGAAGATTCATTAGCTATTCCTCCAACTGTTTATGCATATCAAAACCCTACAAATCTTTTTGGACTTCATCACACCATAGGAAATGTAGCTGAAATGATAACAGAAAAAGGAATTGCAAAAGGAGGCTCTTGGATGCACGTTCCTTTGCAAAGCACTATTAAAGAGCGTATTCGTTATAACTACCCTACTGCTTGGTTGGGTTTTAGATGTGTTTGTGAGGTAAAGGAAAAACCTTAA
- a CDS encoding homoserine dehydrogenase codes for MKKTLKIGLFGFGCVGKGLYDILQNNTENTGFEAQILKICVKDKTKKRSIDASYFTFDKNEILENEEINLVVELISDADEAYQIVKKALLAGKNVVTANKKMIALHLEELVKIQKETGSSLLYEAAACGSIPIVRTLAEYYDNELLYSVSGIFNGSSNYILSKIATENLTYDVALKQAQDLGFAEADPTLDVAGFDAMYKLCLLAAQAYGIFVNPDEVLRMGINTLKKEDIDFAKAYSKNSQNGFKIKLVANISRIGKIEENKLLLYVLPVFISADNPLYNVENENNAVLVEAAFSDKQTFIGKGAGGHPTGSAVLSDISALRYDYQYEYRKVRSIDVPTTTQFKTTKNALAEVYLRFDENLTENKLRENFNFQDVVEKRENYIIGNVLLSELFEKRDFIEENNIFVAIAGDVKAVENKEERLEAVESH; via the coding sequence ATGAAAAAAACATTGAAAATAGGCTTGTTTGGCTTTGGCTGTGTCGGAAAAGGACTCTACGACATTCTTCAAAACAACACCGAAAACACAGGCTTTGAAGCACAGATTTTGAAAATTTGTGTAAAAGACAAGACAAAAAAACGTTCTATTGATGCTTCTTATTTTACCTTTGATAAGAATGAAATTCTAGAAAACGAAGAAATAAATCTTGTGGTAGAGCTTATTTCTGATGCCGATGAAGCCTATCAGATTGTAAAAAAAGCTCTTTTAGCTGGAAAAAATGTAGTTACGGCAAACAAAAAAATGATTGCTCTACATTTGGAGGAACTTGTCAAGATTCAGAAAGAAACAGGAAGTTCGCTTTTATATGAAGCTGCTGCCTGTGGTAGCATTCCGATTGTCCGAACACTAGCAGAATACTACGACAACGAACTTTTATATTCTGTAAGTGGAATTTTTAATGGTTCTTCGAATTATATTCTATCAAAAATTGCTACGGAAAATCTGACTTATGACGTGGCATTGAAGCAAGCTCAAGATTTAGGTTTTGCAGAAGCTGACCCCACTTTAGATGTAGCTGGTTTTGATGCAATGTATAAACTTTGTTTACTGGCAGCACAGGCTTATGGAATTTTTGTAAATCCAGATGAAGTATTGAGAATGGGTATCAATACCCTTAAAAAAGAAGATATTGATTTTGCGAAAGCCTATTCAAAAAACAGTCAGAATGGTTTCAAAATAAAGCTAGTTGCTAATATTTCACGTATTGGAAAGATAGAAGAGAACAAACTCTTACTTTATGTCTTGCCTGTTTTTATTTCTGCTGATAACCCACTCTACAACGTAGAAAATGAAAATAATGCTGTTTTGGTAGAAGCTGCGTTCTCCGACAAACAAACTTTCATTGGAAAAGGAGCAGGAGGACACCCTACAGGCTCGGCTGTCTTGTCTGATATTTCTGCACTGCGTTATGACTATCAGTATGAATATAGAAAAGTAAGAAGTATTGATGTTCCAACCACGACACAGTTTAAGACTACAAAAAATGCTCTAGCAGAAGTTTATTTACGTTTTGATGAAAACTTGACGGAAAATAAATTGAGAGAAAATTTCAATTTTCAAGATGTTGTAGAAAAAAGAGAAAACTACATTATTGGAAACGTTCTCTTATCTGAACTCTTCGAAAAGCGTGATTTTATTGAGGAAAATAACATTTTTGTAGCGATTGCTGGAGATGTGAAAGCTGTAGAAAATAAAGAAGAGAGATTGGAAGCTGTGGAAAGTCATTAA
- a CDS encoding energy transducer TonB, producing MKHQDINFNQKPISSEKIKSYQDFDALLNEVENNNSRKKSKTVFFSFSNPYLSVAASVCLLFVIGMGIFFNQKDNEVIEKNTDLAYSITDQDLENAERLTASISEKMDLPTPKEGMAITTTILEENASPENASLEQVAQVLKTEMNKNACKISMQQETKYVAFVVNSQGQITDIEAQGCEQEAKKILSSFPKWKSGTLQGQHLSQRVVVAI from the coding sequence ATGAAACATCAAGATATAAATTTTAATCAAAAACCAATTTCATCAGAAAAAATCAAATCCTATCAAGATTTTGATGCACTTTTGAATGAAGTAGAGAATAACAATTCACGTAAAAAATCAAAAACAGTATTTTTCTCCTTTTCCAACCCTTATCTTTCGGTAGCAGCTTCGGTTTGTCTGTTGTTTGTGATTGGAATGGGAATATTTTTCAATCAGAAAGATAATGAAGTGATAGAAAAAAATACAGACTTAGCGTATTCTATCACAGACCAAGACTTAGAAAATGCTGAACGCCTTACAGCTTCTATTTCAGAAAAAATGGATTTGCCAACTCCAAAAGAAGGAATGGCAATTACTACAACTATTTTAGAGGAAAATGCAAGTCCAGAAAATGCGTCTTTAGAGCAAGTAGCACAAGTTTTGAAAACTGAAATGAATAAAAACGCTTGTAAAATCTCTATGCAGCAAGAAACAAAGTATGTTGCTTTTGTAGTCAATAGTCAAGGGCAAATTACAGATATTGAAGCACAAGGCTGCGAACAAGAAGCTAAAAAAATACTTTCATCATTTCCAAAATGGAAATCAGGAACACTTCAAGGGCAGCACCTTTCGCAGCGTGTCGTGGTTGCAATTTAA
- a CDS encoding nitroreductase, translating into MKYNIKEITDITPEQINQLIRDRRTIYPHECTGEKIDDKIVWQLLENVTWSPNHGKLEPWRFFVFADEKREELGDFLINLYKKTTPEQEYKEEKAIKLRKRMSQSSHIVVVVARTNQNPRIPAIEDIEAVACGIQNMQLSAAVYGLASYWGTGALVYADETHTQFGLSENEKIVGFLYLGVPKEDLVKEATRKPIQEKVEWIK; encoded by the coding sequence ATGAAATACAACATAAAAGAAATTACTGACATCACTCCAGAACAAATCAATCAGCTTATACGAGACAGAAGAACCATTTATCCTCATGAGTGTACTGGGGAAAAAATTGATGATAAAATTGTATGGCAACTCTTAGAAAATGTAACTTGGTCGCCTAATCACGGAAAGTTAGAGCCGTGGAGATTTTTCGTTTTTGCAGATGAGAAAAGAGAAGAGTTAGGAGACTTTCTTATTAATTTATATAAAAAAACAACTCCAGAGCAAGAATATAAAGAAGAAAAAGCTATCAAATTACGTAAACGAATGAGCCAGTCTTCGCATATTGTGGTAGTGGTGGCTCGCACAAATCAAAATCCACGTATTCCAGCGATTGAAGATATAGAAGCTGTTGCTTGTGGCATTCAGAATATGCAACTTTCAGCAGCCGTTTATGGATTGGCAAGTTACTGGGGAACTGGTGCGCTCGTCTATGCTGACGAAACACATACACAATTTGGTCTGTCTGAAAATGAAAAAATAGTTGGTTTTTTATATTTAGGAGTGCCTAAAGAAGACTTAGTAAAAGAAGCTACACGCAAACCTATACAAGAAAAAGTAGAGTGGATAAAATAG
- a CDS encoding ATP-dependent Clp protease adaptor ClpS — MKHFSNASKFIQNNKANTGFYSNTETEVLEEVDTKTEEGHRLIVFNDEVNTFDHVIDTLIDVCNHSEPQAEQCTWIIHFKGKCSVKEGSWNDLVPMRNAICERGISAEVD; from the coding sequence ATGAAACACTTTTCAAACGCTTCCAAATTTATTCAGAACAATAAAGCTAATACAGGATTTTATTCCAATACAGAAACAGAAGTTTTAGAAGAAGTAGATACCAAAACAGAGGAAGGGCATCGTTTGATTGTCTTCAACGACGAAGTAAACACATTTGACCACGTTATAGATACGCTTATAGATGTTTGTAATCATTCTGAACCACAAGCAGAACAGTGTACTTGGATTATTCATTTTAAAGGAAAATGCTCTGTAAAAGAAGGTTCTTGGAACGACCTTGTTCCGATGCGTAACGCAATTTGTGAACGTGGCATCTCAGCAGAAGTAGATTAA